GTAAACAGATGGTGGTCCCGGCTGGTATCGAACCAGCGACCTTCCGCGTGTGAGGCGGACGCTCTCCCACTGAGCTACGAGACCGTCATTCGAAGGATTCGAACGAGGCAGAAGATTAGCACGCTTGTCTGCAGGTACCAGAATCCGCTGGTCAGCACAGGTCGATTGACCTTCCCCTCGGGCCGCCGACTCGCCACTCACCGCCGCGGGGAGTCCGCCACGCGGAGGACTCCGCTTGCCCCCCCCCCTGGGGGACCACCGCCCGACCGACAGTCCACCTTGACACCTGCTGCCGCCGCGCGGGTTCCGGGAGGGCGCTTGATGACGCCCCCTGGGCCGCGGATTCGCGGCGTCTCGGCCGAGACGCGCGCTCCTCTGAACGCACCAAATACCGCTGGTGAACAAGGGATTTGTGTCTGGGCGCCAACGTGCACTAATGTTCTGCATCGCACCGGGCGACGATCTCGCCCGAGGCACGCGGATGTAGCGCAGTTGGTAGCGCATCACCTTGCCAAGGTGAGGGTCGCGGGTTCGAATCCCGTCATCCGCTCGAAGGTGCAGTGGCATCAACCCCAGCGGTGGAGTGGCCGAGTGGTGAGGCAACGGCCTGCAAAGCCGTGCACACGGGTTCGATTCCCGTCTCCACCTCCGAGATTTACCCGGCGCGATTAGCTCAGCGGGAGAGCGCTTCCCTGACACGGAAGAGGTCACTGGTTCAATCCCAGTATCGCGCACCATACAACGTCAGGCCCGGTTTCGACCGGGCCTTCGTCGTCTCCGCACCACTTCCTTCTCCGTTGCGGCTCAACGGATCTCCGTTCGGTCGTTCCTGGCACTCCGCGCAACTCGACTGTTCCGCGGTCCTCGAATCCGGTGCCCGAGCCGGCCACGAGGTCACGGACGGTGCGCGAAACGAGGATCTCCCCGGCGCCGGCCAGGTTGACGATCCGCGCCGCGATGTGCACGGCGATTCCGGCGATGCGGTCATCCCGCAGTTCGCACTCCCCGGTGTGGATGCCCGCGTCGCGCAGAGCTCCTGAGCCCAACGGATGGCCTGTGTGTGTCGAGGGTGAGGAGATGACCGTCGCCAGCACTCTCCACCACCGTGCCGCCGAATCGGTGCGTGAGGTCGGTGGTGATCTCGTTGAACCGGTGCAGCACCGCACCCCACCGCTCGTCACCCGGGGTCCGCGGAGCCGGCCTCACCCCGGAGCGGCCGACGGACTCCCGATGAACTCGATGGCCGCGTTGATCGCGGGCCGGTGCCGCAGCACCCGGTAGTGCGCCAGACGGCCCAGGCCGCGCGTGGTGAACAGCGTCGACTCCGGCCACGTCTCGATGATCTGCTCGCTGGCCTCATAGGGCGCGTCGGGGTCGTCAGGGTCGTGCACCAGCAGCAGTGGCAGGTGTCCCGTGCGACTGGCCAGCACGGGGATGTCGGTCTCCAGCAGCGGCATCCCGATCCGGCGAGACAGCCTGCGGTGCAGCCCATCCCGGATCCGGGGGCCGAATCCGTGCCGTTCGGCGAACAGGTCCAGATAATGCGGGAAGTTCCCCATCGGGGCCAAGAACACCAGGCGTTCGACGGGCAGGCCCTGCGCGACCGCCAGGGCCGACGCCTTGGCGCCCAGGGAGTGCGCCACGATCGCCCGGGCGGGGCCGTGCTCACGCACCATGGCGTGGACCGCGTGCGTGCACTCGAGCAGTGTGGTCCGACCCGGGGCCAACTCCCCCGGCCCCGACTCGTTGTGGCTCGGCAGGTCGAAGGCGATGACTCGATGCCCCGCCTCGACGAGGGGCTTGACGAACACCCCCATGTGCGCGCGGAAACCGCCCCATCCGTGGACCAGATAGACCGGCGGCCCCTCACCCCACGCCTCGCCGACCACCAGGTGGCCGTCCCACGTCGCCTCGACCCGCGTTCCTGGCGGCACGCCGGGAGGCATCTTCAATGCCGAGTCCACCGTCGGCGGGGTGCACCACAGTTCGACGGCCCACCGTGACCCGATCACCGGCGCGAACCGTTCCAGCAGGCCGAACGCCCTGCGCACCTTCGGGTCGACAGGCTCCTCTATGCCCGACTGCTCCAGTTTCTCGCCCCCACCGGCAACCCGGTCCATCCTCGCCCCACCCTTCGATACGGTCGGCAGGCTGGCTCCCCCGCGCCTGCCCGACGCGTCGCTAACACTCAGGCACACCGCGGCCCTGGTCAACCCGACGTCAGAATCGCGTCAGAACCGATTGTGCACGCACTCATGGCCCTTGAGCGGACCGCGCCGCCACCGAAATCGACGTGAGGGCTGTAAATCGCGCCGAACCACGACCCTGGTGTCGATCTCGGAGACGCCATGACAGCCGGGTCGTCACAGCCCGGTGGAGGTGGCCCGGTGGGCGCCGGGCAGCGGTGGATCGCCCGGACACCAGTGCGTGCACGTGACACCCGGCGGACAGTTCCCGCCTTCATAACTGGGACCGAAAGCGGGGCCGGCCCCAGCGCCTCCCACGCCGAGCGCCGACCCCGGGCAGGTTCCCCCTGCCAGCACCGCGGCCATGAGCCATCGCGACGTCCGTGTCGCGGCCGCGTCCCCTCCCGTGCGCCAACGGATGAGTCCAGAGTCCCCCTCTCGGCGGCCTCACGGGCGGTATTGACTACACGTCCAGCATCCCCACAGGAGCCCTCGACATCGACGCCAGGGTTGTGAGTGCGGAGCCGGCTACGACCCTGGTGCAGAAACGGGCGGTCGCACCGAGCGGCGCGGGCGCAGCGCACCCCACAGCCCCACTCCGATACCGACCACGGCCCCACCCAGGCCGATCAGCTGCTGTCCCCGCTTGAGGTCGCCGTGCACGCTGAGACCGCCCAGCAGGTCGGCCGCGTCGGCGCCGCCAGAGGCCAGGAACCAGCCGCGGGTGTCGCGCCGGCGCAGCGCCGCCCCGATCAACAGGCCGCCGATGAGCGCGTCCCGGTACCCCATCGACCGGAGCAGCAGACGCGCCGACGGCCCCGGATCCTCGGGTTCACCCCAGAGCCTGTTGGCCCGCAGGGGGTCGATGAGGAAGGACGTTCCCGACGCAAGCCGGACGCCGCCAGCGATGAGCGCGGCACGGTCGATCGACATGTCCGCAGCCTAGGGATCAGCAGCGGGCGGGAAGGCCAAGTCGCAGAAATGAGCCATCTCAGAACGGCAACGGTCCGCTCACGCCACGGCCGCAGATAGCCCTGATATTTATGGCATAAGTCTCATTTCTGTGCGCCCAGCTAAGAAGACGGGCTAAAGAAAAACAGTTTTTACTCGAATCTGGTCACGTCCGACACCAGATCCCCCTTCGAGTTGGCACACCACCGTTGAACTGGTAGTTTTCTCGCTCGTCGTTGTTCAAATACGCGCAGAATTTGAATTTAAATTGCGCAGAAACATGTTGTTCACGCCATAAAAATTGGTAAACGTGACAGAGGGCACGTTTTTTGCGACCCCCAAAAGTGTGTTGTTAGCGTCCCTCTGCATGTTTGCTCTAGCCACTTTGTTGACACTCGTCAATCAGGTGTCGGGCACTCCGTACGTCTCCGGCGGTGACTCACCGCGGGGAACGGATTGCTCGGGCCTGGCCTCGTGGGTCGCCAACGCCGCGACGGGACGCCCCGTCTACGGCGATCGGTTCCACACCGGAAATCAGGAGCGGGCCCTACTGGCTCGCGGCTTCAAATACGGCACCGCGCCCAACGCTCTGGTGATCGGCTGGAACGGCGGCCACACCGCCGTGACGCTGCCGGACGGCACCCCGGTCTCCAGCGGCGAGGGCGGCGGAGTCAAGGTCGGTGGCGGCGGCGCCTACCAGAAGCAGTTCACCAAGCACATGTACCTGCCCGCGGAGCAGATGGCCGGCGCCGAGCCCGCGCCGATCGATCCGATGCTGCCCCCGCCCCCGCCGGAGCCGGTGATCGTCCAGGCCGACACCCTGATGCCGCCGCCCCCGCCGCCGGCACCCGAGCCGTTGCCGCCTCCTGGCCCCGAGGTGATCCCGGTCGACGCGATGCTTCCGCCGCCGCCGGCACCCGAGCTGCTGCCGCCTCCTGGCCCCGAGGTGATCCCGGTCGACGCGATGCTTCCGCCGCCGCCGGCACCCGAGCTGTTGCCGCCGCCCGGCCCCGAGTTCATCACCGCCGACAACAACATGGTGCCGCCTCCGGCGCCGGACGCCCCGCCGATCGGGGTCTGACCCCCTACCCGCGACGCCGCTCCAGTTCCGCCACCAGGCGGCCGACGGCGTCGCGGAGGTCGTCGGGCACCGCGACCGTCTGCAGACGCCCTGAGGCGCGCGGTTCCCGCGCCCCAGCGGTCATGCGCGCGGCCTTGGCGCGCCGCCGCCAGATCACCATGACGAACCCGCCGAGACCGGCGACGGCGATCAGGCCCACAGTGGCCAGGTGAAGTCCGCCGCCACCCTCGGCGGGTTCGTGCCGTGTCTCGGGTTGCCCCTCGGCGCTCGGCGTCGCCTCCGCCGACGTTCTGGTCTCGGGTGACGTCGAGCCCGGCTGCGAGTCGCCGCCCACGGCCAACACCACGATCAGCGAAACCACCAGCGTTGCCAGCAGCACTGCACTGCCGATCAGGAACAGCGTGATCGCGCGCAGCGGCGTGCGTGTCGCGTAATCGGTCGTTCGATACGAGAGCGGATTGACCGTCGGCGCGGCGCCCTCACCGGGCTGCGGCCGCGGCGCGGTGCCGATCACGGCCCCGCGCAACCTCTTCAACTCAGCGCGCAGAGACTTCTCGTCGTCGGCCCACAGCGCGTCATCCAGCCCATTGACGGCTTCTGCGACAGCGGGCCAGCGTTCGGGCGGCAGCGTCAGCCGCGGCAGCGAGGTCAACGTCACCGATGCCTCGTCGATGAGGGCCATCGGCAACTCGTCAGACACAAGGCGCGATCTTAGTCAGCCGCCCAGGCCCGCCTGTCAGG
The DNA window shown above is from Mycolicibacterium confluentis and carries:
- a CDS encoding nucleotidyl cyclase domain-containing protein; amino-acid sequence: MLATVISSPSTHTGHPLGSGALRDAGIHTGECELRDDRIAGIAVHIAARIVNLAGAGEILVSRTVRDLVAGSGTGFEDRGTVELRGVPGTTERRSVEPQRRRKWCGDDEGPVETGPDVVWCAILGLNQ
- a CDS encoding alpha/beta fold hydrolase — its product is MDRVAGGGEKLEQSGIEEPVDPKVRRAFGLLERFAPVIGSRWAVELWCTPPTVDSALKMPPGVPPGTRVEATWDGHLVVGEAWGEGPPVYLVHGWGGFRAHMGVFVKPLVEAGHRVIAFDLPSHNESGPGELAPGRTTLLECTHAVHAMVREHGPARAIVAHSLGAKASALAVAQGLPVERLVFLAPMGNFPHYLDLFAERHGFGPRIRDGLHRRLSRRIGMPLLETDIPVLASRTGHLPLLLVHDPDDPDAPYEASEQIIETWPESTLFTTRGLGRLAHYRVLRHRPAINAAIEFIGSPSAAPG
- a CDS encoding DUF4267 domain-containing protein — its product is MSIDRAALIAGGVRLASGTSFLIDPLRANRLWGEPEDPGPSARLLLRSMGYRDALIGGLLIGAALRRRDTRGWFLASGGADAADLLGGLSVHGDLKRGQQLIGLGGAVVGIGVGLWGALRPRRSVRPPVSAPGS
- a CDS encoding C40 family peptidase — encoded protein: MFALATLLTLVNQVSGTPYVSGGDSPRGTDCSGLASWVANAATGRPVYGDRFHTGNQERALLARGFKYGTAPNALVIGWNGGHTAVTLPDGTPVSSGEGGGVKVGGGGAYQKQFTKHMYLPAEQMAGAEPAPIDPMLPPPPPEPVIVQADTLMPPPPPPAPEPLPPPGPEVIPVDAMLPPPPAPELLPPPGPEVIPVDAMLPPPPAPELLPPPGPEFITADNNMVPPPAPDAPPIGV
- a CDS encoding CATRA system-associated protein; the encoded protein is MSDELPMALIDEASVTLTSLPRLTLPPERWPAVAEAVNGLDDALWADDEKSLRAELKRLRGAVIGTAPRPQPGEGAAPTVNPLSYRTTDYATRTPLRAITLFLIGSAVLLATLVVSLIVVLAVGGDSQPGSTSPETRTSAEATPSAEGQPETRHEPAEGGGGLHLATVGLIAVAGLGGFVMVIWRRRAKAARMTAGAREPRASGRLQTVAVPDDLRDAVGRLVAELERRRG